A window of Euwallacea similis isolate ESF13 chromosome 10, ESF131.1, whole genome shotgun sequence contains these coding sequences:
- the ckn gene encoding caskin-2 isoform X2, whose amino-acid sequence MATICFRPPPLPPNKKGLSTRKKNSCVNLSSTYMSFRDPSEDVVAAESIQMMTNLRTKRSRRVSHTNSLKRPSREARVGLTRSHSEGNLDKKGVEEEEVPQLSISRYMRVLSGSWKNLLNLGGMSRPPKPTATAKKVAPPAVPHEFRHSGSSFGSAGYGSSEDGSGGFLAPAEPPGVPRDDHSDYGSSVSGSTGKSPGPLYSAPSFTFPGQPPPGAVLTHKAAVYYHNQLSLQEDQGIDMTQSPGRDSPGSSSGSAGSGSRHSTASLDSGRASYHPLSTAGRSTIGSSNSPRCSLSSCSIGSDQGRIERMINQGVPDQDIIHSWLVDLQFEEYFALFISAGYDLPTIGRMTPEDLTAIGIKKPNHRKKLKAEIAQLNVPDNLPEFVPGSLEEWLSILRLDEYLPAFIEQGYQTIDDVAQLTWEDLEEFGIVKLGHQKKVMLAIKRIKDIKAGKRISTDSNRIYSTQDVLVHVPMELPSPGAVPQVHSTFHSFHQAWEIDQTRQMSTSIGPTYTHTMYCPDIVPIKIRTGRENTQTFYYNQPSGWRPRSYDDGDITPTNESGLFYEGGGTLPRPRGIIRPRPIAKITAKARETFPDFEKPQFNPEKYGNPQYNKTLPGTYIQYGSPMMGKKIPPNPPKRRDSECTEETTTVEIHHVQTSSPLPLPAYPSSDSLSISLDSGGDLPLPPPPAPGTPPGAVSSHCKLNSSQSWGAEEQELIKTLALQHRNGSDASFKSSSSTESDSLPFANENAGTIRTRAGTTTRQSEFSSPKSRPAGLPAHPSPTPSQSRAQVPGPSTRNRSEPAADVLNDIGNMLANLTDELDAMLEEEKRQQ is encoded by the exons ATGGCGACAATTTGCTTCCGCCCTCCCCCGCTACCCCCCAACAAAAAAGGACTTTCCACCCGTAAAAAAAACAGCTGCGTCAACCTCTCGTCTACTTACATGAGCTTCCGCGATCCCTCGGAAGACGTCGTGGCGGCCGAATCGATCCAGATGATGACTAATCTGAGGACGAAACGTTCGCGTAGGGTGTCGCACACCAATTCGTTGAAACGGCCTTCGCGCGAGGCTCGAGTCGGCCTCACTCGGAGCCACTCCGAGGGCAACTTGGACAAGAAGGGAGTTGAGGAGGAGGAAGTGCCTCAGCTCTCCATCAGCAGATACATGAGAGTGCTCAGTGGCAGctggaaaaatttattgaatt tGGGCGGCATGTCCAGGCCGCCTAAGCCCACCGCCACCGCCAAGAAGGTGGCGCCGCCGGCGGTACCCCACGAATTCCGCCATTCCGGCAGCTCGTTCGGCAGCGCTGGATATGGGAGCTCTGAGGACGGCAGCGGGGGCTTTTTGGCACCCGCGGAACCACCTGGAGTACCGAGAG ATGACCACTCGGACTACGGCAGCAGCGTCAGCGGCAGTACCGGGAAATCCCCGGGCCCCCTCTACTCCGCCCCCTCCTTCACCTTCCCGGGCCAGCCGCCCCCGGGAGCGGTCCTTACCCATAAAGCCGCTGTCTACTACCACAACCAGCTGAGTCTACAAGAGGATCAAGGCATCGACATGACCCAG TCCCCCGGTCGCGACAGCCCTGGATCTTCCAGTGGCAGCGCTGGTTCGGGATCGAGACACAGCACCGCCTCTTTGGACTCTGGTCGAGCCTCCTATCACCCCCTGAGCACCGCGGGGAGGAGCACTATAGGATCATCGAACAGCCCTAGGTGCTCTTTGAGCTCCTGCTCAATCGGGTCAGACCAGGGCCGCATCGAGCGCATGATCAACCAAGGAGTGCCCGACCAAGACATCATCCACTCCTGGCTGGTTGATTTGCAGTTCGAAGAATACTTCGCCCTGTTTATAAGCGCCGGGTATGATCTGCCGACTATCGGGCGTATGACTCCTGAAGACTTGACTGCCATAGGAATTAAAAAGCCCAACCATAGGAAGAAATTGAAAGCCGAAATTGCTCAGCTCAATGTGCCTGATAATTTGCCAGAGTTCGTGCCT GGATCATTGGAGGAATGGCTAAGCATCCTGCGTCTCGATGAGTACCTTCCTGCTTTCATCGAGCAGGGATACCAAACCATCGATGACGTCGCTCAGCTGACTTGGGAAGACTTAGAGGAGTTTGGGATAGTGAAACTGGGTCATCAGAAGAAGGTCATGCTAGCCATCAAGCGAATCAAAGACATTAAAGCGGGCAAGCGCATTAGCACCGACTCGAACCGAATCTATTCCACACAG GACGTGTTGGTGCACGTTCCCATGGAGCTGCCATCGCCAGGGGCGGTACCACAAGTGCACAGTACCTTCCACTCGTTCCACCAGGCGTGGGAGATCGACCAAACTCGGCAAATGTCCACCTCAATAGGTCCCACCTACACGCACACCATGTACTGTCCCGATATTGTCCCTATAAAG ATACGAACGGGGCGAG AGAACACGCAGACTTTTTACTATAATCAGCCCTCAGGGTGGCGGCCTCGGTCGTACGATGACGGCGATATTACTCCCACCAATGAAAGTGGGTTGTTCTATGAGGGTGGTGGCACCCTGCCCAGGCCCAGGGGCATAATCCGGCCTAGACCCATCGCCAAAATCACTGCCAAA GCTAGAGAAACATTCCCCGACTTCGAAAAGCCGCAATTCAACCCTGAGAAGTACGGCAACCCCCAATACAACAAAACCCTACCGGGGACCTACATCCAGTACGGCAGCCCCATGATGGGCAAGAAGATACCCCCCAATCCCCCCAAACGAAGGGATAGCGAATGCACAGAGGAAACCACCACGGTGGAGATTCATCACGTGCAAACTTCGAGCCCTTTACCCCTCCCTGCGTATCCCAGTAGCGATAGTTTGAGCATATCGCTAGATAGTGGGGGAGACTTGCCCTTGCCGCCTCCTCCCGCTCCAGGAACCCCACCAGGGGCGGTGTCTTCGCACTGTAAACTGAATTCATCGCAGAGTTGGGGGGCTGAGGAGCAGGAGCTGATCAAAACTTTGGCGCTGCAACATCGGAATGGGTCTGACGCCAGTTTTAAG TCGAGCTCTAGCACAGAATCGGATTCGCTGCCCTTTGCCAATGAAAACGCGGGCACGATTCGAACCAGGGCTGGCACGACTACACGACAGAGTGAATTTTCATCGCCCAAGTCGCGTCCCGCGGGCCTCCCGGCGCATCCGTCCCCGACCCCAAGCCAGAGTCGGGCTCAGGTCCCCGGACCCAGCACACGCAATAG GTCCGAACCTGCCGCCGACGTACTGAACGACATTGGCAACATGCTGGCCAACCTGACTGATGAGCTTGACGCTATGTTGGAAGAGGAAAAGAGACAGCAATAG
- the ckn gene encoding caskin-2 isoform X5, producing the protein MAEDTNSGMLVVYRKDTSRKFTCEEEEEEEILLNLSRRRVGGMSRPPKPTATAKKVAPPAVPHEFRHSGSSFGSAGYGSSEDGSGGFLAPAEPPGVPRDDHSDYGSSVSGSTGKSPGPLYSAPSFTFPGQPPPGAVLTHKAAVYYHNQLSLQEDQGIDMTQSPGRDSPGSSSGSAGSGSRHSTASLDSGRASYHPLSTAGRSTIGSSNSPRCSLSSCSIGSDQGRIERMINQGVPDQDIIHSWLVDLQFEEYFALFISAGYDLPTIGRMTPEDLTAIGIKKPNHRKKLKAEIAQLNVPDNLPEFVPGSLEEWLSILRLDEYLPAFIEQGYQTIDDVAQLTWEDLEEFGIVKLGHQKKVMLAIKRIKDIKAGKRISTDSNRIYSTQDVLVHVPMELPSPGAVPQVHSTFHSFHQAWEIDQTRQMSTSIGPTYTHTMYCPDIVPIKIRTGRGKSLESLEDPTERTHHTFSAENTQTFYYNQPSGWRPRSYDDGDITPTNESGLFYEGGGTLPRPRGIIRPRPIAKITAKARETFPDFEKPQFNPEKYGNPQYNKTLPGTYIQYGSPMMGKKIPPNPPKRRDSECTEETTTVEIHHVQTSSPLPLPAYPSSDSLSISLDSGGDLPLPPPPAPGTPPGAVSSHCKLNSSQSWGAEEQELIKTLALQHRNGSDASFKSSSSTESDSLPFANENAGTIRTRAGTTTRQSEFSSPKSRPAGLPAHPSPTPSQSRAQVPGPSTRNRSEPAADVLNDIGNMLANLTDELDAMLEEEKRQQ; encoded by the exons ATGGCGGAAGACACAAATAGCGGAATGTTGGTAGTTTACCGGAAAGACACCAGTCGCAAGTTTACTTGCGAGGAGGAGGAAGAGGAGGAGATTCTTCTGAACTTGTCCAGGCGTAGAG tGGGCGGCATGTCCAGGCCGCCTAAGCCCACCGCCACCGCCAAGAAGGTGGCGCCGCCGGCGGTACCCCACGAATTCCGCCATTCCGGCAGCTCGTTCGGCAGCGCTGGATATGGGAGCTCTGAGGACGGCAGCGGGGGCTTTTTGGCACCCGCGGAACCACCTGGAGTACCGAGAG ATGACCACTCGGACTACGGCAGCAGCGTCAGCGGCAGTACCGGGAAATCCCCGGGCCCCCTCTACTCCGCCCCCTCCTTCACCTTCCCGGGCCAGCCGCCCCCGGGAGCGGTCCTTACCCATAAAGCCGCTGTCTACTACCACAACCAGCTGAGTCTACAAGAGGATCAAGGCATCGACATGACCCAG TCCCCCGGTCGCGACAGCCCTGGATCTTCCAGTGGCAGCGCTGGTTCGGGATCGAGACACAGCACCGCCTCTTTGGACTCTGGTCGAGCCTCCTATCACCCCCTGAGCACCGCGGGGAGGAGCACTATAGGATCATCGAACAGCCCTAGGTGCTCTTTGAGCTCCTGCTCAATCGGGTCAGACCAGGGCCGCATCGAGCGCATGATCAACCAAGGAGTGCCCGACCAAGACATCATCCACTCCTGGCTGGTTGATTTGCAGTTCGAAGAATACTTCGCCCTGTTTATAAGCGCCGGGTATGATCTGCCGACTATCGGGCGTATGACTCCTGAAGACTTGACTGCCATAGGAATTAAAAAGCCCAACCATAGGAAGAAATTGAAAGCCGAAATTGCTCAGCTCAATGTGCCTGATAATTTGCCAGAGTTCGTGCCT GGATCATTGGAGGAATGGCTAAGCATCCTGCGTCTCGATGAGTACCTTCCTGCTTTCATCGAGCAGGGATACCAAACCATCGATGACGTCGCTCAGCTGACTTGGGAAGACTTAGAGGAGTTTGGGATAGTGAAACTGGGTCATCAGAAGAAGGTCATGCTAGCCATCAAGCGAATCAAAGACATTAAAGCGGGCAAGCGCATTAGCACCGACTCGAACCGAATCTATTCCACACAG GACGTGTTGGTGCACGTTCCCATGGAGCTGCCATCGCCAGGGGCGGTACCACAAGTGCACAGTACCTTCCACTCGTTCCACCAGGCGTGGGAGATCGACCAAACTCGGCAAATGTCCACCTCAATAGGTCCCACCTACACGCACACCATGTACTGTCCCGATATTGTCCCTATAAAG ATACGAACGGGGCGAGGTAAGTCGCTGGAATCCCTCGAGGATCCGACGGAAAGGACTCATCACACGTTTTCTGCAGAGAACACGCAGACTTTTTACTATAATCAGCCCTCAGGGTGGCGGCCTCGGTCGTACGATGACGGCGATATTACTCCCACCAATGAAAGTGGGTTGTTCTATGAGGGTGGTGGCACCCTGCCCAGGCCCAGGGGCATAATCCGGCCTAGACCCATCGCCAAAATCACTGCCAAA GCTAGAGAAACATTCCCCGACTTCGAAAAGCCGCAATTCAACCCTGAGAAGTACGGCAACCCCCAATACAACAAAACCCTACCGGGGACCTACATCCAGTACGGCAGCCCCATGATGGGCAAGAAGATACCCCCCAATCCCCCCAAACGAAGGGATAGCGAATGCACAGAGGAAACCACCACGGTGGAGATTCATCACGTGCAAACTTCGAGCCCTTTACCCCTCCCTGCGTATCCCAGTAGCGATAGTTTGAGCATATCGCTAGATAGTGGGGGAGACTTGCCCTTGCCGCCTCCTCCCGCTCCAGGAACCCCACCAGGGGCGGTGTCTTCGCACTGTAAACTGAATTCATCGCAGAGTTGGGGGGCTGAGGAGCAGGAGCTGATCAAAACTTTGGCGCTGCAACATCGGAATGGGTCTGACGCCAGTTTTAAG TCGAGCTCTAGCACAGAATCGGATTCGCTGCCCTTTGCCAATGAAAACGCGGGCACGATTCGAACCAGGGCTGGCACGACTACACGACAGAGTGAATTTTCATCGCCCAAGTCGCGTCCCGCGGGCCTCCCGGCGCATCCGTCCCCGACCCCAAGCCAGAGTCGGGCTCAGGTCCCCGGACCCAGCACACGCAATAG GTCCGAACCTGCCGCCGACGTACTGAACGACATTGGCAACATGCTGGCCAACCTGACTGATGAGCTTGACGCTATGTTGGAAGAGGAAAAGAGACAGCAATAG
- the ckn gene encoding caskin-2 isoform X6 — MVLLAKHVGGMSRPPKPTATAKKVAPPAVPHEFRHSGSSFGSAGYGSSEDGSGGFLAPAEPPGVPRDDHSDYGSSVSGSTGKSPGPLYSAPSFTFPGQPPPGAVLTHKAAVYYHNQLSLQEDQGIDMTQSPGRDSPGSSSGSAGSGSRHSTASLDSGRASYHPLSTAGRSTIGSSNSPRCSLSSCSIGSDQGRIERMINQGVPDQDIIHSWLVDLQFEEYFALFISAGYDLPTIGRMTPEDLTAIGIKKPNHRKKLKAEIAQLNVPDNLPEFVPGSLEEWLSILRLDEYLPAFIEQGYQTIDDVAQLTWEDLEEFGIVKLGHQKKVMLAIKRIKDIKAGKRISTDSNRIYSTQDVLVHVPMELPSPGAVPQVHSTFHSFHQAWEIDQTRQMSTSIGPTYTHTMYCPDIVPIKIRTGRGKSLESLEDPTERTHHTFSAENTQTFYYNQPSGWRPRSYDDGDITPTNESGLFYEGGGTLPRPRGIIRPRPIAKITAKARETFPDFEKPQFNPEKYGNPQYNKTLPGTYIQYGSPMMGKKIPPNPPKRRDSECTEETTTVEIHHVQTSSPLPLPAYPSSDSLSISLDSGGDLPLPPPPAPGTPPGAVSSHCKLNSSQSWGAEEQELIKTLALQHRNGSDASFKSSSSTESDSLPFANENAGTIRTRAGTTTRQSEFSSPKSRPAGLPAHPSPTPSQSRAQVPGPSTRNRSEPAADVLNDIGNMLANLTDELDAMLEEEKRQQ; from the exons ATGGTACTGCTGGCTAAACATG tGGGCGGCATGTCCAGGCCGCCTAAGCCCACCGCCACCGCCAAGAAGGTGGCGCCGCCGGCGGTACCCCACGAATTCCGCCATTCCGGCAGCTCGTTCGGCAGCGCTGGATATGGGAGCTCTGAGGACGGCAGCGGGGGCTTTTTGGCACCCGCGGAACCACCTGGAGTACCGAGAG ATGACCACTCGGACTACGGCAGCAGCGTCAGCGGCAGTACCGGGAAATCCCCGGGCCCCCTCTACTCCGCCCCCTCCTTCACCTTCCCGGGCCAGCCGCCCCCGGGAGCGGTCCTTACCCATAAAGCCGCTGTCTACTACCACAACCAGCTGAGTCTACAAGAGGATCAAGGCATCGACATGACCCAG TCCCCCGGTCGCGACAGCCCTGGATCTTCCAGTGGCAGCGCTGGTTCGGGATCGAGACACAGCACCGCCTCTTTGGACTCTGGTCGAGCCTCCTATCACCCCCTGAGCACCGCGGGGAGGAGCACTATAGGATCATCGAACAGCCCTAGGTGCTCTTTGAGCTCCTGCTCAATCGGGTCAGACCAGGGCCGCATCGAGCGCATGATCAACCAAGGAGTGCCCGACCAAGACATCATCCACTCCTGGCTGGTTGATTTGCAGTTCGAAGAATACTTCGCCCTGTTTATAAGCGCCGGGTATGATCTGCCGACTATCGGGCGTATGACTCCTGAAGACTTGACTGCCATAGGAATTAAAAAGCCCAACCATAGGAAGAAATTGAAAGCCGAAATTGCTCAGCTCAATGTGCCTGATAATTTGCCAGAGTTCGTGCCT GGATCATTGGAGGAATGGCTAAGCATCCTGCGTCTCGATGAGTACCTTCCTGCTTTCATCGAGCAGGGATACCAAACCATCGATGACGTCGCTCAGCTGACTTGGGAAGACTTAGAGGAGTTTGGGATAGTGAAACTGGGTCATCAGAAGAAGGTCATGCTAGCCATCAAGCGAATCAAAGACATTAAAGCGGGCAAGCGCATTAGCACCGACTCGAACCGAATCTATTCCACACAG GACGTGTTGGTGCACGTTCCCATGGAGCTGCCATCGCCAGGGGCGGTACCACAAGTGCACAGTACCTTCCACTCGTTCCACCAGGCGTGGGAGATCGACCAAACTCGGCAAATGTCCACCTCAATAGGTCCCACCTACACGCACACCATGTACTGTCCCGATATTGTCCCTATAAAG ATACGAACGGGGCGAGGTAAGTCGCTGGAATCCCTCGAGGATCCGACGGAAAGGACTCATCACACGTTTTCTGCAGAGAACACGCAGACTTTTTACTATAATCAGCCCTCAGGGTGGCGGCCTCGGTCGTACGATGACGGCGATATTACTCCCACCAATGAAAGTGGGTTGTTCTATGAGGGTGGTGGCACCCTGCCCAGGCCCAGGGGCATAATCCGGCCTAGACCCATCGCCAAAATCACTGCCAAA GCTAGAGAAACATTCCCCGACTTCGAAAAGCCGCAATTCAACCCTGAGAAGTACGGCAACCCCCAATACAACAAAACCCTACCGGGGACCTACATCCAGTACGGCAGCCCCATGATGGGCAAGAAGATACCCCCCAATCCCCCCAAACGAAGGGATAGCGAATGCACAGAGGAAACCACCACGGTGGAGATTCATCACGTGCAAACTTCGAGCCCTTTACCCCTCCCTGCGTATCCCAGTAGCGATAGTTTGAGCATATCGCTAGATAGTGGGGGAGACTTGCCCTTGCCGCCTCCTCCCGCTCCAGGAACCCCACCAGGGGCGGTGTCTTCGCACTGTAAACTGAATTCATCGCAGAGTTGGGGGGCTGAGGAGCAGGAGCTGATCAAAACTTTGGCGCTGCAACATCGGAATGGGTCTGACGCCAGTTTTAAG TCGAGCTCTAGCACAGAATCGGATTCGCTGCCCTTTGCCAATGAAAACGCGGGCACGATTCGAACCAGGGCTGGCACGACTACACGACAGAGTGAATTTTCATCGCCCAAGTCGCGTCCCGCGGGCCTCCCGGCGCATCCGTCCCCGACCCCAAGCCAGAGTCGGGCTCAGGTCCCCGGACCCAGCACACGCAATAG GTCCGAACCTGCCGCCGACGTACTGAACGACATTGGCAACATGCTGGCCAACCTGACTGATGAGCTTGACGCTATGTTGGAAGAGGAAAAGAGACAGCAATAG
- the ckn gene encoding caskin-2 isoform X4, translated as MATICFRPPPLPPNKKGLSTRKKNSCVNLSSTYMSFRDPSEDVVAAESIQMMTNLRTKRSRRVSHTNSLKRPSREARVGLTRSHSEGNLDKKGVEEEEVPQLSISRYMRVLSGSWKNLLNLGGMSRPPKPTATAKKVAPPAVPHEFRHSGSSFGSAGYGSSEDGSGGFLAPAEPPGVPRDDHSDYGSSVSGSTGKSPGPLYSAPSFTFPGQPPPGAVLTHKAAVYYHNQLSLQEDQGIDMTQSPGRDSPGSSSGSAGSGSRHSTASLDSGRASYHPLSTAGRSTIGSSNSPRCSLSSCSIGSDQGRIERMINQGVPDQDIIHSWLVDLQFEEYFALFISAGYDLPTIGRMTPEDLTAIGIKKPNHRKKLKAEIAQLNVPDNLPEFVPGSLEEWLSILRLDEYLPAFIEQGYQTIDDVAQLTWEDLEEFGIVKLGHQKKVMLAIKRIKDIKAGKRISTDSNRIYSTQIRTGRENTQTFYYNQPSGWRPRSYDDGDITPTNESGLFYEGGGTLPRPRGIIRPRPIAKITAKARETFPDFEKPQFNPEKYGNPQYNKTLPGTYIQYGSPMMGKKIPPNPPKRRDSECTEETTTVEIHHVQTSSPLPLPAYPSSDSLSISLDSGGDLPLPPPPAPGTPPGAVSSHCKLNSSQSWGAEEQELIKTLALQHRNGSDASFKSSSSTESDSLPFANENAGTIRTRAGTTTRQSEFSSPKSRPAGLPAHPSPTPSQSRAQVPGPSTRNRSEPAADVLNDIGNMLANLTDELDAMLEEEKRQQ; from the exons ATGGCGACAATTTGCTTCCGCCCTCCCCCGCTACCCCCCAACAAAAAAGGACTTTCCACCCGTAAAAAAAACAGCTGCGTCAACCTCTCGTCTACTTACATGAGCTTCCGCGATCCCTCGGAAGACGTCGTGGCGGCCGAATCGATCCAGATGATGACTAATCTGAGGACGAAACGTTCGCGTAGGGTGTCGCACACCAATTCGTTGAAACGGCCTTCGCGCGAGGCTCGAGTCGGCCTCACTCGGAGCCACTCCGAGGGCAACTTGGACAAGAAGGGAGTTGAGGAGGAGGAAGTGCCTCAGCTCTCCATCAGCAGATACATGAGAGTGCTCAGTGGCAGctggaaaaatttattgaatt tGGGCGGCATGTCCAGGCCGCCTAAGCCCACCGCCACCGCCAAGAAGGTGGCGCCGCCGGCGGTACCCCACGAATTCCGCCATTCCGGCAGCTCGTTCGGCAGCGCTGGATATGGGAGCTCTGAGGACGGCAGCGGGGGCTTTTTGGCACCCGCGGAACCACCTGGAGTACCGAGAG ATGACCACTCGGACTACGGCAGCAGCGTCAGCGGCAGTACCGGGAAATCCCCGGGCCCCCTCTACTCCGCCCCCTCCTTCACCTTCCCGGGCCAGCCGCCCCCGGGAGCGGTCCTTACCCATAAAGCCGCTGTCTACTACCACAACCAGCTGAGTCTACAAGAGGATCAAGGCATCGACATGACCCAG TCCCCCGGTCGCGACAGCCCTGGATCTTCCAGTGGCAGCGCTGGTTCGGGATCGAGACACAGCACCGCCTCTTTGGACTCTGGTCGAGCCTCCTATCACCCCCTGAGCACCGCGGGGAGGAGCACTATAGGATCATCGAACAGCCCTAGGTGCTCTTTGAGCTCCTGCTCAATCGGGTCAGACCAGGGCCGCATCGAGCGCATGATCAACCAAGGAGTGCCCGACCAAGACATCATCCACTCCTGGCTGGTTGATTTGCAGTTCGAAGAATACTTCGCCCTGTTTATAAGCGCCGGGTATGATCTGCCGACTATCGGGCGTATGACTCCTGAAGACTTGACTGCCATAGGAATTAAAAAGCCCAACCATAGGAAGAAATTGAAAGCCGAAATTGCTCAGCTCAATGTGCCTGATAATTTGCCAGAGTTCGTGCCT GGATCATTGGAGGAATGGCTAAGCATCCTGCGTCTCGATGAGTACCTTCCTGCTTTCATCGAGCAGGGATACCAAACCATCGATGACGTCGCTCAGCTGACTTGGGAAGACTTAGAGGAGTTTGGGATAGTGAAACTGGGTCATCAGAAGAAGGTCATGCTAGCCATCAAGCGAATCAAAGACATTAAAGCGGGCAAGCGCATTAGCACCGACTCGAACCGAATCTATTCCACACAG ATACGAACGGGGCGAG AGAACACGCAGACTTTTTACTATAATCAGCCCTCAGGGTGGCGGCCTCGGTCGTACGATGACGGCGATATTACTCCCACCAATGAAAGTGGGTTGTTCTATGAGGGTGGTGGCACCCTGCCCAGGCCCAGGGGCATAATCCGGCCTAGACCCATCGCCAAAATCACTGCCAAA GCTAGAGAAACATTCCCCGACTTCGAAAAGCCGCAATTCAACCCTGAGAAGTACGGCAACCCCCAATACAACAAAACCCTACCGGGGACCTACATCCAGTACGGCAGCCCCATGATGGGCAAGAAGATACCCCCCAATCCCCCCAAACGAAGGGATAGCGAATGCACAGAGGAAACCACCACGGTGGAGATTCATCACGTGCAAACTTCGAGCCCTTTACCCCTCCCTGCGTATCCCAGTAGCGATAGTTTGAGCATATCGCTAGATAGTGGGGGAGACTTGCCCTTGCCGCCTCCTCCCGCTCCAGGAACCCCACCAGGGGCGGTGTCTTCGCACTGTAAACTGAATTCATCGCAGAGTTGGGGGGCTGAGGAGCAGGAGCTGATCAAAACTTTGGCGCTGCAACATCGGAATGGGTCTGACGCCAGTTTTAAG TCGAGCTCTAGCACAGAATCGGATTCGCTGCCCTTTGCCAATGAAAACGCGGGCACGATTCGAACCAGGGCTGGCACGACTACACGACAGAGTGAATTTTCATCGCCCAAGTCGCGTCCCGCGGGCCTCCCGGCGCATCCGTCCCCGACCCCAAGCCAGAGTCGGGCTCAGGTCCCCGGACCCAGCACACGCAATAG GTCCGAACCTGCCGCCGACGTACTGAACGACATTGGCAACATGCTGGCCAACCTGACTGATGAGCTTGACGCTATGTTGGAAGAGGAAAAGAGACAGCAATAG